One region of Drosophila kikkawai strain 14028-0561.14 chromosome 2R, DkikHiC1v2, whole genome shotgun sequence genomic DNA includes:
- the LOC108070758 gene encoding uncharacterized protein DDB_G0271670, translating to MHRSVLLLLMSALLLSAAVALPLSLEESAETSWLDLLLEDTWESEEQLELLDTSSHENAIHKRAAKDSSSSSEEHKDKEKDKANSSGASSSEEQKTTTDHAAEESTTQAAARRRRQTITKFSIKNLPVCFDEDFEIPGADPSYLEEYKRIMCSQFWRLMLVASSHSPTSETAEDPINTENAIQKRAAKDPSSSSEEHKDKANSSGESSSEEHKTTTQATARRRRSLHPLPFCGRMAAGIVRKYNLEETELKTYNDMCLSMLRHMNRNEDGEKVNQDEDFETERFRREVNEQDQPLVQKASGELELDAQAEKELDEEMARAVADVKDNGSIEDYAQGCEVMEVSSKEANEATYAE from the coding sequence ATGCATAGATccgtgttgctgctgctgatgtctGCGCTCCTTCTTAGCGCGGCAGTTGCTCTGCCGCTGAGCCTGGAGGAGTCCGCCGAGACGTCCTGGCTCGATCTGCTTCTGGAGGACACCTGGGAGTCAGAAGAGCAACTGGAATTGCTGGATACCTCTAGCCATGAAAACGCCATCCACAAGCGCGCTGCCAAGGATTCGAGCAGCTCTTCCGAAGAGCACAAGGACAAGGAAAAGGACAAGGCGAACAGCTCCGGAGCCTCTTCGTCCGAGGAGCAAAAAACGACAACAGATCATGCTGCAGAGGAATCCACCACCCAAGCCGCTGCCAGGAGACGTCGGCAAACAATCACGAAGTTCTCTATAAAAAACCTTCCGGTTTGCTTTGATGAGGATTTTGAAATTCCTGGAGCTGACCCTAGTTATTTAGAAGAGTACAAGAGAATAATGTGTTCGCAGTTTTGGCGGCTTATGCTCGTTGCCTCGAGCCACTCCCCGACTTCTGAGACAGCTGAGGATCCGATCAACACCGAAAATGCCATCCAAAAGCGGGCCGCCAAGGATCCGAGCAGCTCCTCCGAGGAGCACAAGGACAAGGCAAACAGTTCTGGGGAATCTTCATCTGAAGAACACAAAACCACCACGCAGGCCACTGCCAGGAGACGTCGGTCCCTTCACCCTCTTCCGTTTTGTGGTCGGATGGCTGCTGGAATTGTGAGGAAATATAATCTAGAAGAAACCGAATTGAAAACATACAATGACATGTGTTTGTCAATGCTGCGACACATGAATCGAAATGAAGATGGCGAAAAGGTTAATCAAGACGAAGATTTTGAAACAGAGCGTTTCAGGCGTGAGGTCAATGAACAGGATCAGCCACTGGTGCAGAAGGCCAGCGGTGAACTGGAGCTGGATGCCCAGGCGGAGAAGGAGCTGGACGAGGAGATGGCACGGGCTGTGGCAGATGTCAAGGATAATGGCAGCATCGAGGATTACGCTCAGGGCTGCGAGGTCATGGAGGTCAGCTCAAAGGAGGCCAACGAGGCCACTTATGCGGAGTGA
- the LOC108070759 gene encoding uncharacterized protein isoform X3: MPEPLGLVWSVPETRKRAPVIKVSCGIGDTDGFPAFDIDSDAYASKDDTRWGFLITGGAEFHMPLTVFQVTPDGLADKAGIRLGDIILEINEEDATQLTLSQAHEKINATPKKIHFLLRNMEEDDPMGQFEAGEEKSIVMRIPKPLPPPSGRIRASSIEMRLLEMQRKLSAIAEIPKILTSTLATVSQSFGRMSKSEEDAEDTYVQRKFSYDEDALDFELRNDGEQPGDTDSDEDDLVQVEEDEDEDEEDSAAAEGVKQSKLLKDVTPESDYASEANYPSNEASDDTATEDELEEAGDAVYFIKLPEALPSEDEDEESDNESDFLNTTYTWNLRNVPKVRINDAEADGELTLGHQKKELPELEQEQSEENKEAHLEPEQSKVRPATPTPQAPNQDSAEGQTQKLLFRLDKLERSWPWADREKIIYKQSTCHLVPRKPLGLVGQRMQLLLKDRKE; encoded by the exons aTGCCGGAGCCATTGGGACTGGTCTGGTCGGTGCCGGAGACGCGGAAGAGGGCGCCCGTTATCAAGGTATCCTGCGGCATTGGCGACACCGATGGCTTTCCCGCCTTCGACATCGACTCGGATGCGTATGCCTCCAAGGATGACACCAGATGGGGTTTCCTTATCACCGGTGGCGCTGAGTTCCATATGCCGTTAACAGTCTTCCAG GTGACCCCCGACGGTCTGGCCGACAAAGCGGGCATTCGCCTGGGCGACATCATACTCGAGATAAACGAGGAGGACGCCACGCAGCTGACTCTGTCCCAGGCCCACGAGAAAATCAACGCAACGCCCAAGAAGATACATTTCCTGCTGCGCAA CATGGAGGAGGACGATCCCATGGGACAGTTCGAGGCCGGCGAGGAGAAGTCGATTGTCATGCGGATTCCCAAGCCTTTGCCGCCGCCAAGTG GACGGATTCGGGCCAGCTCCATCGAGATGCGCCTGCTGGAGATGCAACGAAAGCTGTCGGCCATTGCCGAAATACCCAAAATCCTGACCTCCACTTTGGCCACCGTCTCGCAGAGCTTTGGCCGGATGAGCAAGTCGGAGGAGGATGCAGAGGACACCTATGTGCAGCGTAAATTCTCCTACGACGAGGATGCCCTTGACTTCGAGCTGAGGAATGATGGGGAACAGCCAGGTGACACTGACAGTGATGAGGATGATTTGGTGCAGGTCGAAGaagatgaggatgaggatgaggaggattCAGCTGCCGCTGAAGGTGTCAAGCAATCAAAGCTGCTGAAGGATGTCACGCCGGAATCGGATTATGCATCGGAAGCCAATTATCCCTCAAATGAGGCAAGCGATGACACGGCAACCGAGGATGAGCTGGAGGAGGCTGGCGACGCGGTGTACTTCATAAAACTGCCAGAGGCGCTTCCctccgaggacgaggacgaggagagCGACAATGAAAGCGATTTCTTAAACACCACCTACACCTGGAATCTGCGCAATGTGCCGAAGGTGCGCATTAACGATGCCGAGGCCGATGGCGAACTGACACTGGGCCACCAAAAGAAGGAGCTgccggagctggagcaggagcaaagtgaagagaataaggagGCACACCTGGAGCCGGAACAATCAAAGGTGCgccctgccacgcccacaccgCAGGCCCCAAACCAGGACTCCGCCGAGGGACAGACACAAAAG TTGCTCTTCAGGCTGGATAAACTGGAGCGATCTTGGCCCTGGGCGGACCGCGAGAAAATCATCTACAA GCAATCCACGTGTCATCTGGTTCCCCGCAAGCCACTGGGATTGGTGGGACAGCGAatgcagctgctgctcaagGACAGAAAGGAGTAA
- the LOC108070759 gene encoding PDZ and LIM domain protein 7 isoform X1, translating into MPEPLGLVWSVPETRKRAPVIKVSCGIGDTDGFPAFDIDSDAYASKDDTRWGFLITGGAEFHMPLTVFQVTPDGLADKAGIRLGDIILEINEEDATQLTLSQAHEKINATPKKIHFLLRNMEEDDPMGQFEAGEEKSIVMRIPKPLPPPSDFHPTPLLGSRCWHPIMWQDPPEPPKPKKKKTKTQLDDEGNEVVIELSEDESSDEEEQELPHHRIVRNIRRFFAEVGDNQELRSSTIENMLLALPSASKAK; encoded by the exons aTGCCGGAGCCATTGGGACTGGTCTGGTCGGTGCCGGAGACGCGGAAGAGGGCGCCCGTTATCAAGGTATCCTGCGGCATTGGCGACACCGATGGCTTTCCCGCCTTCGACATCGACTCGGATGCGTATGCCTCCAAGGATGACACCAGATGGGGTTTCCTTATCACCGGTGGCGCTGAGTTCCATATGCCGTTAACAGTCTTCCAG GTGACCCCCGACGGTCTGGCCGACAAAGCGGGCATTCGCCTGGGCGACATCATACTCGAGATAAACGAGGAGGACGCCACGCAGCTGACTCTGTCCCAGGCCCACGAGAAAATCAACGCAACGCCCAAGAAGATACATTTCCTGCTGCGCAA CATGGAGGAGGACGATCCCATGGGACAGTTCGAGGCCGGCGAGGAGAAGTCGATTGTCATGCGGATTCCCAAGCCTTTGCCGCCGCCAAGTG ACTTCCACCCAACCCCCCTGCTTGGCTCGCGTTGTTGGCATCCGATAATGTGGCAAGACCCCCCGGAGCCGCCGAAGcccaagaaaaagaaaaccaaaacccaGCTGGACGACGAGGGCAACGAGGTGGTCATTGAGCTTAGCGAGGATGAGTCCtccgacgaggaggagcag GAGCTGCCCCACCATCGCATCGTAAGGAACATCCGGCGTTTCTTCGCGGAGGTGGGCGACAACCAGGAGCTGCGCTCCAGCACCATCGAGAATATGCTGCTGGCTCTGCCCAGCGCCTCCAAGGCCAAGTGA
- the LOC108070775 gene encoding uncharacterized protein, with protein sequence MHRSVLLLLISVLVLSAASALPASLEESLEEDSQQELKADSVEKVDSIELPKASDSSSEEQKDAAEDKVEFKIDSVSSEEDNQSEKTEEHSMEVSPRRRRSAEWERYRNLELLATICPKKDFKDLEESPSISFRIEIEDMYAVCAKLKDRQS encoded by the coding sequence atgcatcggtcggtgttgctgctgctgatttcaGTCCTCGTGCTGAGTGCAGCATCTGCTCTGCCAGCAAGTCTGGAGGAGTCTCTAGAGGAGGACTCGCAGCAGGAGTTGAAGGCGGACAGCGTCGAGAAGGTGGATAGCATCGAACTTCCCAAGGCTTCAGACAGCTCATCGGAGGAACAAAAGGATGCTGCTGAGGATAAAGTTGAATTTAAGATTGATTCCGTATCATCCGAAGAAGACAATCAGTCCGAGAAAACCGAAGAACACTCCATGGAGGTCTCCCCCAGAAGACGAAGATCCGCTGAATGGGAGAGGTATAGGAATTTAGAGCTCCTTGCCACCATTTGCCCTAAAAAGGACTTTAAGGATCTGGAGGAGAGCCCTTCAATAAGTTTTAGAATCGAAATAGAAGACATGTATGCGGTTTGTGCTAAGTTAAAGGACAGACAGTCTTAA
- the LOC108070759 gene encoding uncharacterized protein isoform X2 — MEEDDPMGQFEAGEEKSIVMRIPKPLPPPSDFHPTPLLGSRCWHPIMWQDPPEPPKPKKKKTKTQLDDEGNEVVIELSEDESSDEEEQELPHHRIVRNIRRFFAEVGDNQELRSSTIENMLLALPSASKAK, encoded by the exons ATGGAGGAGGACGATCCCATGGGACAGTTCGAGGCCGGCGAGGAGAAGTCGATTGTCATGCGGATTCCCAAGCCTTTGCCGCCGCCAAGTG ACTTCCACCCAACCCCCCTGCTTGGCTCGCGTTGTTGGCATCCGATAATGTGGCAAGACCCCCCGGAGCCGCCGAAGcccaagaaaaagaaaaccaaaacccaGCTGGACGACGAGGGCAACGAGGTGGTCATTGAGCTTAGCGAGGATGAGTCCtccgacgaggaggagcag GAGCTGCCCCACCATCGCATCGTAAGGAACATCCGGCGTTTCTTCGCGGAGGTGGGCGACAACCAGGAGCTGCGCTCCAGCACCATCGAGAATATGCTGCTGGCTCTGCCCAGCGCCTCCAAGGCCAAGTGA